The Parafrankia discariae nucleotide sequence CCAGCGCGGCTTCGCCGGCCCGCCGGGAGCGGGCCAGGGTCGCGGAGACGTCGGCGTTGGCCGGGCCGCAGGACAGCCCGCCCTGGATGGAGAAGCAGCCGGCGGGCCGGCCTGGCGAGGTGATGGCTCGGACGTTCTCCCGCAGGAAGGTCTCGGCGACCTGGCGCGCGGTGGGTGCGGCCAGGGCCTGGCGGGCGTAGGCCATGTCGATCTCGGAGTAGCGGGCGAGGGCCTTGTCGAACAGGTCGCGTTTGTTGCCGAAGGCGGCGTACAGGCTGGTTCTGGTGATCCCCATGGCCTCGGTGAGGTCGGTGAGGGAGGCGCCTTCGTAGCCCTGCCGCCAGAAGACCTCGAGGGCGCGGTCGAGTGCCTGGT carries:
- a CDS encoding TetR/AcrR family transcriptional regulator; protein product: METARRAPVGRPRAFDADQALDRALEVFWRQGYEGASLTDLTEAMGITRTSLYAAFGNKRDLFDKALARYSEIDMAYARQALAAPTARQVAETFLRENVRAITSPGRPAGCFSIQGGLSCGPANADVSATLARSRRAGEAALADRFRAAVTDSDLAPGTDPDDLARYLMAVAAGLAVQAAAGVARPDLDRAASLALRAFPGPAAATTPAPALARARGDLST